A genomic stretch from Bradyrhizobium sp. 195 includes:
- the pcaF gene encoding 3-oxoadipyl-CoA thiolase, protein MRDVFICDAVRTPIGRFGGSLAKVRADDLAAAPIKALMAKHPNLDWAQVDEVFFGCANQAGEDNRNVARMALLLAGLPDSVPGQTLNRLCASGLDAVGAAGRAIRSGEIELAVAGGVESMTRAPFVMGKAQEAFSRSAEIFDTTIGWRFINPLLKAQYGVDAMPETGENVAEEFQVSRADQDAFAIRSQQRAGAAIAAGYFAEEIIPITIPGGKAGPITVDKDEHPRPETTLEGLAKLKPIVRNPGTVTAGNASGVNDGAAAMILASEAAVKKHGLTPRARILGLASAGVPPRIMGIGPVPATRKLMERLGKKISDFDLIELNEAFASQGIACMRQLGVADDADFVNPHGGAIALGHPLGMSGARLALTAVHGMEKRGGKLALATMCVGVGQGVAVAIEKLN, encoded by the coding sequence ATGCGTGATGTCTTTATCTGCGATGCCGTGCGAACCCCGATCGGCCGCTTCGGCGGCTCGCTCGCCAAGGTGCGCGCCGACGATCTCGCCGCCGCCCCGATCAAGGCGCTGATGGCCAAGCATCCCAATCTCGACTGGGCCCAGGTGGACGAAGTCTTTTTCGGCTGCGCCAACCAGGCCGGCGAGGACAACCGCAATGTCGCGCGCATGGCGCTCCTGCTCGCGGGTCTCCCGGATTCGGTTCCGGGTCAGACCCTGAACCGCCTCTGTGCCTCCGGCCTCGATGCGGTCGGCGCCGCAGGTCGCGCCATCCGCTCCGGCGAGATCGAGCTCGCCGTTGCCGGCGGCGTCGAATCCATGACGCGCGCGCCCTTCGTGATGGGCAAGGCGCAGGAGGCCTTCTCGCGCTCGGCAGAGATCTTCGACACCACGATCGGCTGGCGCTTCATCAATCCGCTGCTGAAGGCGCAGTATGGCGTCGATGCCATGCCGGAGACCGGCGAGAACGTCGCCGAGGAATTCCAGGTCTCGCGCGCCGACCAGGACGCCTTCGCCATCCGCTCGCAGCAGCGTGCAGGTGCCGCGATCGCCGCCGGCTATTTTGCGGAAGAAATCATTCCGATCACCATTCCCGGTGGCAAGGCGGGCCCGATCACCGTCGACAAGGACGAGCATCCGCGTCCCGAGACCACGCTGGAAGGTCTCGCCAAGCTGAAGCCGATCGTGCGCAATCCCGGCACGGTGACCGCCGGCAATGCCTCCGGCGTCAATGACGGCGCCGCCGCGATGATCCTGGCTTCGGAAGCTGCGGTGAAGAAGCATGGTCTGACGCCCCGCGCGCGCATCCTCGGCCTTGCCTCGGCCGGCGTGCCGCCGCGCATCATGGGCATCGGCCCGGTGCCGGCGACCCGCAAGCTGATGGAACGGCTCGGCAAGAAGATCAGCGATTTCGACCTGATCGAGCTCAACGAGGCCTTCGCCTCGCAGGGCATCGCCTGCATGCGCCAGCTCGGCGTCGCCGACGATGCGGATTTCGTCAATCCGCATGGCGGCGCGATCGCCCTCGGCCATCCCCTCGGCATGAGCGGTGCACGTCTCGCGCTCACCGCCGTCCACGGCATGGAGAAGCGCGGCGGCAAGCTCGCGCTCGCCACCATGTGCGTCGGCGTCGGCCAGGGCGTGGCGGTCGCTATCGAGAAGTTGAACTGA
- a CDS encoding dioxygenase family protein, translated as MIIAREQDVTAAALAVMERTSDPRLRQIMVSLVKHLHGFIRDVRLTEKEFRDATAVIAELGKLSTDTHNEVVLMAGSLGVSPLVCLLNNGDQGNTETDQSLLGPFWRLNSPRVENGGSIVRSQTPGAPLFVSGRVVDRDGRPVTGAEVDVWHASPVGLYENQDPEQADMNLRGKFTTDQDGCFAFRSVMMVGYPIPTNGVVGRLLEAQSRHPYRPAHLHALVFKPGFKVLISQVYDPADPHIDSDVQFGVTKALIGKFLRHDRPHPTERDVVAPWYSLDHTYRLEAGEAVLPRPPIK; from the coding sequence ATGATCATCGCGCGCGAGCAGGACGTCACGGCTGCGGCCTTGGCGGTGATGGAGCGGACGTCCGATCCGCGGCTGCGCCAGATCATGGTCTCCCTGGTCAAGCATTTGCACGGCTTCATCCGCGACGTTCGCCTGACCGAGAAGGAATTCCGCGACGCCACGGCTGTTATCGCCGAGCTCGGCAAGCTCTCGACCGACACGCATAATGAGGTCGTGCTGATGGCGGGCTCGCTCGGCGTCTCGCCGCTGGTGTGCCTGCTGAACAATGGCGATCAGGGCAACACGGAAACCGACCAGTCGCTACTCGGACCGTTCTGGCGATTGAACTCGCCGCGGGTCGAGAATGGCGGCTCGATCGTGCGCTCGCAGACGCCGGGTGCGCCGCTGTTCGTCAGCGGCCGTGTCGTCGACAGGGACGGCCGTCCCGTGACCGGTGCCGAGGTCGATGTCTGGCATGCTTCGCCGGTCGGTCTTTATGAAAACCAGGACCCCGAGCAGGCCGACATGAACCTGCGCGGCAAGTTCACAACCGACCAGGACGGATGCTTCGCCTTCCGCTCGGTGATGATGGTCGGCTATCCCATTCCGACCAATGGCGTGGTCGGCCGCCTGCTTGAGGCGCAGAGCCGGCATCCCTATCGTCCCGCGCACCTGCACGCTCTGGTCTTCAAGCCCGGATTCAAGGTGCTGATCTCGCAGGTCTACGATCCCGCCGATCCGCATATCGACAGCGACGTGCAGTTCGGCGTGACGAAGGCGCTGATCGGCAAGTTCCTGCGCCATGACAGGCCACACCCGACCGAACGCGATGTCGTCGCTCCCTGGTATTCGCTGGATCACACCTACCGGCTCGAGGCTGGGGAAGCCGTGCTGCCGCGTCCGCCGATCAAATAG
- the pcaH gene encoding protocatechuate 3,4-dioxygenase subunit beta, whose product MTFIYPTDSNKAHPLPLSPDYKSSIKRAPNKPLIPMRHTLSELTGPVYGHETVRKGDSDLTTQHSGEPLGERIIVHGHVRDEDGRGVPNSLVEIWQANSCGRYVHVRDQHPAPLDPNFTGAGRTVSDAAGYYRFVSIKPGAYPWGNHHNAWRPAHIHLSVFGHSFVTRLVTQMYFPNDPLFPFDPIFNSVPDEKARARMVSSFDLENTQPEWALCYRFDIVLRGKNATPMENH is encoded by the coding sequence ATGACATTCATCTATCCCACTGACAGCAACAAGGCGCATCCGCTGCCGCTGTCGCCCGACTACAAGAGCTCGATCAAGCGCGCGCCGAACAAGCCCCTGATCCCGATGCGCCATACATTGTCGGAGCTGACGGGTCCGGTTTACGGCCACGAGACCGTGCGGAAGGGTGACAGCGACCTGACCACCCAGCACAGCGGCGAGCCGCTCGGCGAGCGCATCATCGTGCACGGCCATGTGCGCGACGAGGACGGTCGCGGTGTACCGAACTCATTGGTCGAGATATGGCAGGCCAATTCCTGCGGCCGCTACGTTCACGTCCGCGACCAGCATCCGGCGCCGCTCGATCCGAATTTTACGGGTGCCGGCCGCACGGTGAGCGATGCCGCCGGCTACTACCGCTTCGTCAGCATTAAGCCCGGTGCCTACCCCTGGGGCAACCACCACAACGCCTGGCGTCCCGCGCACATCCATCTGTCGGTGTTCGGCCATTCCTTCGTGACGCGCCTCGTGACGCAGATGTACTTCCCGAACGACCCGCTGTTCCCGTTCGATCCGATCTTCAACTCGGTGCCGGACGAGAAGGCGCGGGCGCGGATGGTTTCCTCGTTCGACCTCGAGAACACCCAGCCCGAATGGGCGCTGTGCTACCGCTTTGACATCGTGCTGCGCGGCAAGAATGCCACCCCCATGGAGAACCATTAA
- the pcaG gene encoding protocatechuate 3,4-dioxygenase subunit alpha, producing MQDNGITPSQTVGPFFKYGLTPNGEYAWNDAFTSSTLTPDVTGDRIRIEGRVFDGDGVAVPDCMLEIWQADAQGRFADPQDKRALPNASFRGFARCGTDKDGNYAFDTIKPGAVPDPDGKPQAPHILLAVFGRGMLRHLYTRIYFSDEAGNVADPVLALVPTDRRATLTAVREAGKAVYRLDLRLQGDNETVFFDV from the coding sequence GTGCAGGACAACGGGATCACCCCATCGCAGACCGTCGGTCCGTTCTTCAAGTACGGCCTGACGCCGAATGGCGAGTATGCCTGGAACGACGCGTTCACCAGCTCGACGCTCACGCCCGATGTCACGGGCGACCGCATCCGTATCGAAGGCCGGGTGTTCGACGGCGACGGCGTTGCCGTTCCGGATTGCATGCTGGAGATCTGGCAGGCGGACGCGCAAGGCCGCTTTGCCGACCCGCAGGACAAGCGTGCTTTGCCGAATGCGAGCTTCCGCGGCTTTGCCCGTTGCGGCACCGACAAGGACGGCAATTACGCGTTCGACACCATCAAGCCCGGCGCGGTGCCGGATCCCGACGGCAAGCCGCAGGCGCCGCACATCCTGCTTGCGGTGTTCGGCCGCGGCATGCTGCGGCATCTCTACACCCGGATCTATTTCAGCGATGAGGCCGGCAACGTCGCCGATCCCGTGCTGGCGCTGGTCCCCACGGATCGGCGTGCCACGCTGACCGCGGTGCGCGAGGCGGGTAAGGCCGTATACCGGCTCGACCTGCGGCTGCAGGGCGACAACGAGACGGTGTTCTTCGACGTGTGA
- a CDS encoding methyl-accepting chemotaxis protein: MKIRLSLSSAIVAFGIVLAIGFTAVVSTSLYALRELKVGGPLYSGIKLGNDLIADILPPPEYVIEAYLEATLAMREPDQLAAHGERLVQLRKDYEERKAFWVTSSLSADLKTALVSKSDAEVQKFWKASDQLLPALTAKDAAASERAYTQLKDAYTAHRAVIDSIVENANKQNAAMEKLAADRDSSMLFILLGVSAAVLSFIAAGLLGVALGVVRPIVRMTDTMQKLATGDLAADIPFAHRQDEVGSMAGALQVFKQAAVENSRLREEQLRQEQEAALAKRGALHQMAETVERETGRSVDTASAASHGVERAATSLSEIASSLSAQSQAVAAASTQALGSSQTVSAAAEELSASIREIASQVARTSTVTKSAVAGREQARSTIQALAGSVKKIAEVSDLIGGIAGQTNLLALNATIEAARAGEAGRGFAVVAAEVKSLSDQTAKSTEEITRLITEIQASTQAAVDAVETMGGHIVEIDGVATSVAAAMEEQDAATREITRSISESASAAREVSAKIGNVSRDAASVNERAAEVRQAIAGMAANLEQLRSVVVRTVRDSTAAA; the protein is encoded by the coding sequence ATGAAAATTCGTTTGTCGCTGTCCTCCGCGATCGTCGCGTTCGGCATTGTTCTCGCCATCGGCTTTACTGCGGTCGTGTCCACCAGCCTCTATGCGCTACGCGAGCTCAAGGTGGGCGGTCCGCTGTACTCCGGCATCAAGCTCGGCAACGATCTCATCGCGGACATTCTGCCCCCACCGGAATATGTCATCGAGGCCTATCTCGAGGCGACCCTGGCCATGCGCGAGCCGGACCAGCTGGCCGCCCACGGCGAACGCCTGGTCCAGCTGCGCAAGGATTACGAGGAGCGCAAGGCCTTCTGGGTCACCTCCAGCCTCTCGGCCGACCTGAAAACCGCGCTGGTGTCGAAATCCGATGCCGAGGTGCAGAAGTTCTGGAAGGCGTCCGACCAGCTCCTGCCGGCCCTCACGGCCAAGGACGCAGCCGCTTCCGAGCGCGCCTATACGCAGCTCAAGGACGCCTACACCGCGCATCGCGCTGTGATCGACAGCATCGTCGAGAACGCCAACAAGCAGAATGCCGCCATGGAAAAGCTGGCCGCGGACCGCGACAGCTCGATGCTCTTCATCCTCCTCGGCGTCTCCGCCGCCGTTCTGTCCTTCATTGCCGCAGGCCTGCTCGGCGTTGCCCTCGGCGTGGTGCGCCCGATCGTGCGCATGACGGATACGATGCAGAAGCTCGCGACCGGCGATCTCGCCGCCGATATTCCTTTCGCGCATCGACAGGACGAGGTCGGCTCGATGGCGGGCGCGCTCCAGGTGTTCAAGCAGGCGGCGGTCGAGAATTCCCGGCTGCGCGAGGAGCAGTTGCGGCAGGAACAGGAGGCCGCGCTGGCCAAGCGCGGCGCCCTGCACCAGATGGCCGAGACCGTCGAGCGCGAGACCGGCCGTTCGGTCGACACCGCGAGCGCGGCGAGCCATGGCGTCGAGCGGGCCGCTACCAGCCTGTCCGAGATCGCAAGTTCGCTCTCCGCGCAGTCGCAGGCGGTCGCCGCGGCCTCCACTCAGGCCCTTGGCAGCTCGCAGACCGTCTCGGCCGCGGCCGAAGAGCTGAGCGCCTCCATCCGCGAGATCGCGAGCCAGGTCGCGCGGACCAGCACGGTCACCAAATCTGCCGTGGCCGGCCGCGAGCAGGCGCGTTCGACCATTCAGGCGCTGGCGGGATCGGTGAAGAAAATCGCCGAGGTCTCCGACCTCATCGGCGGCATCGCCGGCCAGACCAACCTGCTGGCGCTCAATGCCACCATCGAGGCGGCGCGCGCCGGCGAGGCCGGTCGCGGTTTCGCCGTGGTCGCCGCCGAGGTGAAATCCCTGTCGGATCAGACCGCCAAATCCACCGAGGAGATCACGCGGCTGATTACCGAGATTCAGGCCTCGACGCAGGCTGCGGTCGATGCCGTCGAGACGATGGGCGGGCACATCGTCGAGATCGATGGCGTCGCGACCTCCGTTGCCGCCGCGATGGAAGAGCAGGACGCTGCCACGCGGGAGATCACGCGGTCGATTTCCGAGTCGGCGTCCGCCGCGAGGGAGGTTTCGGCCAAGATCGGCAATGTCAGCCGCGACGCCGCCTCCGTGAACGAGCGCGCCGCGGAGGTCAGGCAGGCGATTGCCGGCATGGCGGCCAATCTCGAACAGCTCCGGTCCGTCGTCGTGCGGACCGTGCGCGACTCGACCGCGGCAGCCTGA
- a CDS encoding ecdysteroid 22-kinase family protein, giving the protein MTSPQLPAVVEPARLTAALRRGGVLDAGAVREVKVLHQRDTVVSHIIRLGLRYVGESTGAPQSLILKTPNSAFAESLANGGRREVDYYTQLAPKMPPGLVPRCFDGHFDEHSPTWHLLIEDLTDSHEIAMAWPVPPSREQTFAIVAALARWHAAWWDHPSLGDTVGTWASMEDSAQRMETFAGHYDRFADLLGDRLSEERRILFRRLIDQSERLSERYHSRRHLSITHGDAHTWNFLLPRAGVADTVRIFDFDLWSINVPTQDLAYMMAMQWYPERRQALERSLLNLYHDRLLESGISGYTRGALDRDYRWSVLWQITRPVWQWSLKIPPLIWWNNLERVFAAVDDLGCEELL; this is encoded by the coding sequence ATGACATCTCCACAATTGCCGGCGGTCGTTGAGCCCGCCCGACTGACGGCCGCGCTGCGCCGGGGCGGCGTGCTGGACGCCGGTGCGGTGCGCGAGGTGAAGGTGCTGCACCAGCGGGACACCGTGGTGTCGCATATCATCCGTCTCGGCTTGCGCTATGTCGGCGAATCCACCGGCGCCCCGCAATCGCTGATCCTGAAGACTCCCAATTCCGCTTTCGCCGAGAGCCTCGCCAATGGCGGCCGGCGCGAGGTGGACTACTACACGCAGCTTGCACCGAAGATGCCGCCGGGGCTTGTGCCGCGCTGCTTTGATGGGCATTTCGACGAGCACAGTCCCACCTGGCATCTGCTGATCGAGGATCTCACCGACAGCCACGAAATCGCGATGGCTTGGCCGGTGCCGCCGTCACGCGAGCAGACGTTCGCCATCGTCGCCGCGCTCGCGCGCTGGCATGCAGCCTGGTGGGACCATCCGAGCCTCGGCGACACGGTCGGTACCTGGGCGAGCATGGAGGACAGCGCGCAGCGCATGGAGACGTTCGCCGGCCATTACGATCGCTTCGCCGATCTGCTTGGTGATCGCCTCAGCGAGGAGCGGCGGATCCTCTTCCGTCGCCTCATCGACCAGTCGGAGCGGCTGTCCGAGCGTTACCATTCGCGCCGCCATCTCAGCATCACGCATGGCGACGCCCACACCTGGAATTTCCTGCTGCCGCGCGCGGGCGTCGCCGATACTGTGCGCATCTTCGATTTCGATCTTTGGAGCATCAACGTTCCGACCCAAGACCTCGCCTACATGATGGCCATGCAATGGTATCCGGAGCGACGGCAGGCGCTCGAACGCTCGCTGCTCAATCTCTACCACGACAGGTTGCTCGAAAGCGGCATCTCCGGCTACACGCGCGGCGCGCTCGATCGCGACTACCGCTGGTCGGTGCTCTGGCAGATCACGAGGCCGGTCTGGCAGTGGAGCCTCAAGATCCCGCCGCTGATCTGGTGGAACAATCTGGAGCGGGTGTTTGCGGCGGTGGATGATTTGGGGTGTGAGGAGTTGTTGTAG
- a CDS encoding MDR family MFS transporter, producing MSGPNASLMVPGLRRNMVTICAMTATIMQALDTTIANVALPYMQGTLSASQDQINWVLTSYIVAAAIMTAPVGWIANRFGRKRIFIICSAGFTMASVLCGLAQDINQMVLFRLLQGVFGAALVPLSQSVMLDYYTLQERAKAMSIWGMGVMMGPIMGPSLGAWLTETYSWHWVFFVNLPFGAITVLGLIVFMDETDKNLSLRFDWFGFAALAVAIGSLQLALDRGEQLGWLESNEILAEFIVSAAAFYFFLAHSFTTSTPFIRFGLFRDRNFVTGCMFMIVMGLVLFSTMALASPYMQNVIGYPIITAGLLLASRGFGTFFAMMLVGRMMRYFEARTLIIAGLTLTAGSLFQMTGWTDLTQVPEIVTVSVIQGFGFGLVFVPLSTVAFLTLSNDLRTDGTAMLTLMRNVASSVGISVVIAQLTQGTRRTYAILSEHINPFNHALQMPDVSGMINLSTDGGRALADRMVSVQAQIIAFAHDYQLVMVFILCTIPLALLIGSTKATLRKQAAGPEHAVME from the coding sequence ATGTCCGGTCCCAATGCCAGCCTGATGGTCCCCGGCCTGCGCCGGAACATGGTGACGATCTGCGCCATGACCGCGACCATCATGCAGGCGCTGGACACCACCATTGCCAACGTTGCCCTGCCCTACATGCAGGGCACGCTGTCGGCCTCGCAGGACCAGATCAATTGGGTGCTGACCTCCTACATCGTCGCCGCGGCGATCATGACGGCCCCGGTGGGCTGGATCGCCAACCGCTTTGGCCGCAAGCGCATCTTCATCATTTGCTCGGCCGGCTTCACCATGGCCTCGGTGCTGTGCGGCCTCGCGCAGGACATCAACCAGATGGTGCTGTTCCGCCTGCTGCAAGGCGTGTTCGGCGCGGCCCTGGTGCCGCTATCGCAGTCGGTCATGCTCGACTATTACACGCTCCAGGAACGCGCCAAGGCGATGTCGATCTGGGGCATGGGCGTGATGATGGGCCCGATCATGGGGCCTTCACTCGGCGCCTGGCTGACCGAGACCTATTCCTGGCACTGGGTGTTCTTCGTCAACCTGCCGTTTGGCGCCATCACCGTGCTCGGGCTGATCGTGTTCATGGACGAGACCGACAAGAACCTCAGCCTGAGATTCGACTGGTTCGGCTTCGCGGCACTGGCCGTTGCGATCGGCTCGCTTCAGCTCGCGCTCGACCGCGGCGAGCAATTGGGCTGGCTGGAATCCAATGAAATCCTCGCGGAATTCATCGTCTCGGCGGCCGCGTTCTACTTCTTCCTCGCGCACTCCTTCACGACCTCGACGCCGTTCATTCGCTTCGGCCTGTTTCGGGACCGCAACTTCGTCACCGGCTGCATGTTCATGATCGTGATGGGGCTCGTGCTGTTCTCGACCATGGCGCTGGCCTCGCCCTACATGCAGAACGTGATCGGCTATCCCATCATCACCGCCGGCCTGCTGCTGGCGAGCCGCGGCTTCGGTACCTTCTTCGCCATGATGCTGGTCGGCCGCATGATGCGCTATTTCGAGGCGCGCACGCTGATCATCGCCGGCCTGACGCTGACCGCGGGCTCGCTATTCCAAATGACCGGCTGGACCGATCTGACCCAGGTGCCCGAGATCGTCACCGTCAGCGTCATCCAGGGTTTTGGCTTCGGCCTGGTCTTCGTGCCGCTTTCGACAGTGGCGTTCCTGACCCTATCGAACGATCTGCGCACCGACGGCACCGCCATGCTGACCCTGATGCGCAACGTCGCAAGCTCGGTCGGCATTTCGGTCGTCATCGCGCAGTTGACGCAAGGGACGCGGCGGACCTATGCGATCCTGTCCGAGCATATCAACCCGTTCAACCATGCACTCCAGATGCCTGACGTCAGCGGCATGATCAACCTGTCCACCGACGGCGGCCGCGCCCTGGCCGACAGGATGGTCAGCGTGCAGGCTCAGATCATCGCGTTCGCCCACGACTACCAGCTGGTGATGGTCTTCATCCTCTGCACCATCCCGCTCGCCTTGCTGATCGGCTCGACCAAGGCCACGCTGCGCAAGCAGGCCGCGGGGCCGGAGCATGCGGTGATGGAGTAG
- a CDS encoding HlyD family secretion protein, with protein MADQVLKFQPEQKTDSGKPTKKAGTDPRRRLVAGLRRYRRFLLLVVLPVIAVIGGLTFYLNGGRYVGTDDAYVGAQKVLVTPDISGKIQKVIVKEGQSVKRGDELFEIDPVPFRHAVDEAKAQLAQARTTYDNLVANIKIYGDMLDLAQQGIDLKKRDVERKQALVKNNYGSQLDLDNASNALVTAGAQAQYIKQQLSNAKTQLLGDPALPLEQFPAYAQAKAKLDDAQRNLDHAVLRAPMDGVATQVEQIQLGRYVAAGTPVFSIIDVAHPWVDANPKESDLTYVTEGQPVTLEVDAFPNHVFKGKIGSLSPGTGAQFAILPPQNATGNFVKVVQRVPIRIYFDETDKYVRKLKAGMSVYATIDTGHQRSLAGLLGLSATANQDKD; from the coding sequence ATGGCTGACCAAGTCCTCAAGTTCCAGCCCGAGCAGAAGACCGACAGCGGCAAACCCACCAAGAAAGCGGGCACCGATCCGCGCCGCCGCCTGGTGGCGGGCCTGCGCCGCTACCGCCGCTTCCTGCTCCTGGTCGTGCTGCCTGTGATCGCCGTCATCGGCGGCCTCACCTTCTATCTGAATGGCGGCCGCTATGTCGGCACTGACGATGCCTATGTCGGCGCGCAGAAGGTGCTGGTGACGCCCGACATCTCCGGCAAGATCCAGAAAGTCATCGTGAAGGAAGGCCAGTCCGTCAAGCGGGGCGACGAGCTGTTCGAGATCGACCCCGTTCCGTTTCGCCACGCGGTGGACGAAGCCAAGGCGCAGCTCGCGCAGGCCCGCACGACCTATGACAACCTCGTCGCCAACATCAAGATCTATGGCGACATGCTCGATCTGGCCCAGCAGGGCATCGATCTGAAAAAGCGCGACGTCGAGCGCAAGCAGGCGCTGGTGAAGAACAATTACGGCTCGCAGCTCGATCTCGACAACGCCTCGAATGCGCTGGTGACTGCCGGCGCGCAGGCGCAATACATCAAGCAGCAGCTTTCCAACGCCAAGACGCAATTGCTCGGCGACCCCGCGTTGCCGCTCGAGCAATTCCCGGCCTACGCACAGGCGAAAGCCAAGCTGGACGATGCCCAGCGCAACCTCGACCACGCCGTGCTGCGCGCGCCGATGGATGGCGTGGCGACGCAGGTCGAGCAGATCCAGCTCGGCCGCTATGTCGCTGCCGGCACGCCGGTGTTTTCGATCATCGACGTCGCACACCCCTGGGTCGACGCCAATCCGAAGGAGAGCGACCTCACCTATGTGACCGAAGGACAGCCCGTCACGCTCGAGGTCGACGCGTTCCCGAACCATGTCTTCAAGGGCAAGATCGGCTCGCTTTCGCCCGGCACCGGCGCGCAATTTGCGATCCTGCCGCCGCAAAACGCCACCGGCAATTTCGTCAAGGTGGTGCAACGCGTGCCGATCCGCATCTATTTCGACGAGACCGACAAATACGTGCGGAAGCTGAAGGCCGGCATGAGCGTCTATGCCACCATCGACACCGGCCATCAGCGCTCGCTGGCCGGCCTGCTCGGCCTGTCGGCGACAGCCAACCAAGACAAAGACTGA
- a CDS encoding MarR family winged helix-turn-helix transcriptional regulator translates to MSRGSVDQNFLFTLGELYRLLRVYADKEASRFGITRAQWAVLAKVERSEGMKQSELAELLEMQPITLTRLIDKLCDNDWIERRSDASDRRVKRLYLRKAGRQLLGRMSGLKSELTANALDGITPADAHRLLTQLESIKENVRTAIQTSGAEQARKEQRYG, encoded by the coding sequence ATGAGCCGCGGGTCTGTCGACCAGAACTTCCTGTTTACGCTGGGCGAGCTCTACCGCCTCTTGCGCGTCTATGCCGACAAGGAGGCGTCGCGGTTCGGCATCACCCGCGCCCAATGGGCGGTGCTGGCCAAGGTCGAGCGCAGCGAAGGCATGAAGCAGTCGGAGCTCGCCGAACTGCTCGAGATGCAGCCGATCACGCTGACCCGCCTGATCGACAAGCTCTGCGACAACGACTGGATCGAGCGCCGCAGCGATGCCTCGGACCGCCGCGTCAAGCGCCTGTATCTCAGGAAAGCCGGCCGGCAATTGCTGGGTCGGATGAGCGGGCTGAAGTCGGAGCTGACGGCCAACGCGCTCGACGGCATCACGCCGGCGGACGCCCATCGCCTCCTCACTCAGCTCGAAAGCATCAAGGAGAACGTGCGCACCGCGATCCAGACCAGCGGCGCGGAGCAAGCACGTAAGGAGCAGCGCTATGGCTGA
- a CDS encoding Fur family transcriptional regulator, with protein sequence MTPAKSAFPAPDHDHGRCTADALAHAEEVCEQRAQKFTPIRRQVLGALLSSHRPLGAYEVIDELAKSMSRPAPITVYRALDFLMANGLVHRIESRNAYLACAAHDHDATSAVAFLICERCGLVGEIPSASFAGNLNAAARSSGFAPKLSVVEITGVCTHCQKAA encoded by the coding sequence ATGACCCCTGCTAAATCTGCCTTTCCCGCGCCCGATCACGATCACGGCCGCTGCACCGCGGATGCGCTGGCGCACGCCGAGGAGGTCTGCGAGCAGCGCGCGCAGAAATTCACGCCGATACGCCGCCAGGTGCTGGGCGCGCTGCTGTCCAGCCACCGCCCGCTCGGCGCCTATGAGGTGATCGACGAGCTTGCCAAATCCATGTCGCGGCCGGCGCCGATCACGGTCTATCGCGCTCTCGATTTCCTGATGGCCAACGGCCTCGTGCATCGCATCGAAAGCCGCAACGCCTACCTCGCCTGTGCCGCCCACGACCACGACGCGACCTCGGCGGTGGCGTTCCTGATCTGCGAGCGCTGCGGCCTGGTCGGCGAGATCCCGTCCGCATCCTTCGCCGGGAATCTCAATGCCGCGGCACGCAGCTCAGGCTTTGCTCCCAAATTGTCCGTGGTGGAGATCACGGGCGTCTGCACCCATTGTCAGAAAGCTGCATAA